The Triticum aestivum cultivar Chinese Spring chromosome 3A, IWGSC CS RefSeq v2.1, whole genome shotgun sequence genome includes a region encoding these proteins:
- the LOC123060389 gene encoding 2-oxoglutarate-Fe(II) type oxidoreductase hxnY isoform X2: protein MESSTSRTSLNCISLADPDIQRSVALLKQACLDSGFFYVLDHGISQEFMDEVFAESKKFFELPNSEKMKLLRNEKNRGYTPVLDEILDPENQVNGDYKEGYYIGVEVPADDPQSNKPFYGPNQWPSEEVLPKWREVMEQYHREALRVAKSVARIIALALNLDADFFDRPEMLGDSIATLRLLHYEGQVSNPSKGVYGAGAHSDYGLITLLATDDVVGLQICKDRNAQPQVWEYVAPVKGGFIVNLGDMLERWSNSIFRSTLHRVVLDGQERYSIAFFVEPSHDCVVECLPTCKSETNPPKFPPITCSAYLSQRYKDTHADLSTYSDGKA from the exons GCATGCTTGGATTCAGGCTTCTTCTATGTGCTGGATCATGGGATAAGCCAGGAATTCATGGACGAGGTTTTTGCCGAAAGTAAGAAGTTCTTTGAACTTCCGAACAGTGAGAAAATGAAGCTTCTCCGAAATGAGAAGAATCGAGGGTATACACCTGTGCTAGATGAGATTCTTGATCCAGAAAACCAAGTGAATG GTGACTACAAGGAAGGGTATTATATTGGTGTTGAGGTACCTGCAGATGACCCACAGTCAAATAAGCCATTTTATGGTCCAAACCAGTGGCCTTCCGAAG AAGTTTTGCCCAAATGGAGGGAGGTGATGGAGCAATATCACAGGGAAGCATT GAGAGTGGCCAAATCAGTTGCAAGGATCATTGCTCTTGCTTTGAACCTAGATGCGGACTTCTTTGATAGACCTGAAATGCTTGGCGATTCGATAGCCACATTAAGGCTCCTGCACTATGAAG GTCAAGTGTCGAATCCTTCTAAGGGAGTTTATGGAGCTGGTGCACATTCGGATTATGGCCTGATCACTCTCTTAGCAACTGATGATGTAGTTGGTCTCCAA ATATGCAAGGACAGGAATGCTCAGCCTCAAGTATGGGAATATGTTGCTCCTGTGAAAGG CGGCTTTATTGTCAATCTTGGTGATATGCTCGAACGCTGGAGTAACTCCATTTTCAG GTCCACTTTACATCGAGTGGTCCTTGATGGACAAGAGCGTTACTCT ATTGCCTTTTTCGTGGAACCAAGCCACGACTGCGTAGTCGAGTGCCTGCCAACCTGCAAATCCGAGACGAATCCTCCAAA GTTCCCCCCAATCACTTGCTCGGCGTACCTATCTCAGCGCTACAAGGACACACACGCAGATCTGAGCACTTACAGCGACGGCAAAGCCTGA
- the LOC123060389 gene encoding 2-oxoglutarate-Fe(II) type oxidoreductase hxnY isoform X1, translating into MESSTSRTSLNCISLADPDIQRSVALLKQACLDSGFFYVLDHGISQEFMDEVFAESKKFFELPNSEKMKLLRNEKNRGYTPVLDEILDPENQVNGDYKEGYYIGVEVPADDPQSNKPFYGPNQWPSEEVLPKWREVMEQYHREALRVAKSVARIIALALNLDADFFDRPEMLGDSIATLRLLHYEGGQKTGQVSNPSKGVYGAGAHSDYGLITLLATDDVVGLQICKDRNAQPQVWEYVAPVKGGFIVNLGDMLERWSNSIFRSTLHRVVLDGQERYSIAFFVEPSHDCVVECLPTCKSETNPPKFPPITCSAYLSQRYKDTHADLSTYSDGKA; encoded by the exons GCATGCTTGGATTCAGGCTTCTTCTATGTGCTGGATCATGGGATAAGCCAGGAATTCATGGACGAGGTTTTTGCCGAAAGTAAGAAGTTCTTTGAACTTCCGAACAGTGAGAAAATGAAGCTTCTCCGAAATGAGAAGAATCGAGGGTATACACCTGTGCTAGATGAGATTCTTGATCCAGAAAACCAAGTGAATG GTGACTACAAGGAAGGGTATTATATTGGTGTTGAGGTACCTGCAGATGACCCACAGTCAAATAAGCCATTTTATGGTCCAAACCAGTGGCCTTCCGAAG AAGTTTTGCCCAAATGGAGGGAGGTGATGGAGCAATATCACAGGGAAGCATT GAGAGTGGCCAAATCAGTTGCAAGGATCATTGCTCTTGCTTTGAACCTAGATGCGGACTTCTTTGATAGACCTGAAATGCTTGGCGATTCGATAGCCACATTAAGGCTCCTGCACTATGAAGGTGGACAAAAAACAG GTCAAGTGTCGAATCCTTCTAAGGGAGTTTATGGAGCTGGTGCACATTCGGATTATGGCCTGATCACTCTCTTAGCAACTGATGATGTAGTTGGTCTCCAA ATATGCAAGGACAGGAATGCTCAGCCTCAAGTATGGGAATATGTTGCTCCTGTGAAAGG CGGCTTTATTGTCAATCTTGGTGATATGCTCGAACGCTGGAGTAACTCCATTTTCAG GTCCACTTTACATCGAGTGGTCCTTGATGGACAAGAGCGTTACTCT ATTGCCTTTTTCGTGGAACCAAGCCACGACTGCGTAGTCGAGTGCCTGCCAACCTGCAAATCCGAGACGAATCCTCCAAA GTTCCCCCCAATCACTTGCTCGGCGTACCTATCTCAGCGCTACAAGGACACACACGCAGATCTGAGCACTTACAGCGACGGCAAAGCCTGA